From a region of the Trichoderma atroviride chromosome 6, complete sequence genome:
- a CDS encoding uncharacterized protein (EggNog:ENOG41), giving the protein MSAAVEADLKDFSSLFSLKGKVAVVTGGSRGLGLHAASAFIQAGCSKVFISSRKAAACEEACKVLNALPGRSPGAEAISVPADSSTMDGVTALLAAVSKHTDRVDILFANAGATWGEAFDTHPDQAFAKVMDLNVRAVFNTVRVFTPLLQKHASLDDPSRVLITASVAGLGVGTLGKQGTYGYSASKAAVLHLGRNLALELGPRGITVNSICPGFFPSKMANGLLAMSGGADKIAQANPMRRLGRPEDIAGIVVYLTSRAGSHVNGEAIAIDGGALWSRGEMLVEEQAKL; this is encoded by the exons ATGTCTGCCGCTGTCGAGGCCGATCTCAAAGACTtttcttcgctcttctcgctcaagggcaaggtcGCCGTCGTGACCGGCGGTTCTCGCGGCCTCGGCCTGCACGCAGCCTCGGC CTTCATCCAGGCCGGCTGCTCCAAagtcttcatctcctcccgCAAGGCCGCCGCCTGCGAAGAGGCCTGCAAGGTGCTCAACGCCCTGCCCGGCCGCAGCCCCGGCGCCGAGGCAATCTCGGTGCCGGCCGACTCGTCCACCATGGACGGCGTCACCGCGCTGCTGGCCGCGGTGAGCAAGCACACGGACCGCGTCGACATCCTCTTTGCCAACGCGGGCGCCACCTGGGGTGAGGCGTTCGACACGCACCCGGACCAGGCGTTTGCAAAGGTCATGGACCTCAACGTCCGCGCCGTCTTCAACACGGTGCGCGTCTTCacgccgctgctgcagaagcacGCCTCGCTAGACGACCCCAGCCGCGTGCTCATCACGGCCAGCGTCGCGGGCCTGGGCGTGGGCACGCTCGGCAAGCAGGGCACCTACGGCTATTCCGCCTCCAAGGCTGCCGTGCTGCATCTGGGCCGCAACCtcgcgctggagctgggcccGCGCGGCATCACGGTCAACTCCATCTGCCCGGGCTTCTTCCCGAGCAAGATGGCAAACGGCCTGCTGGCCATGTCTGGCGGCGCGGACAAGATTGCACAGGCGAATCCCATGCGCAGGCTGGGCCGGCCGGAGGATATCGCGGGCATCGTGGTGTACTTGACGAGTCGTGCCGGGTCGCATGTGAATGGTGAGGCGATTGCGATTGATGGCGGTGCGCTGTGGTCTCGTGGGGAGATGCTCGTCGAGGAGCAGGCCAAGTTgtag
- a CDS encoding uncharacterized protein (EggNog:ENOG41) — MATNQNEVVQVSIPLPRSLDTRIFIRLATQAKALVLSLTTASQEELGAPRPMGSFVYALPDRFNPQQAIATTLFSAESSLEFTTRVAKLVARKTQLPVYVTNSISLESTGMGGTVEEEMEAFKGVAEAIISNLPKTVLPS; from the exons ATGGCTACCAACCAAAATGAAGTTGTGCAAGTTTCCATTCCGCTCCCGCGGTCCTTGGATACTCGCATTTTCATCCGCTTAGCAACCCAAGCCAAGGCTCTTGTGCTATCTCTCACCACCGCATCTCAAGAAGAGCTTGGTGCTCCCAGGCCAATGGGATCATTCGTCTACGCACTGCCCGAT AGATTCAATCCTCAGCAGGCAATCGCCACAACACTCTTTTCCGCAGAGTCATCTCTTGAGTTTACTACACGAGTTGCCAAATTAGTTGCCCGAAAGACTCAGCTCCCCGTATATGTCACAAATTCCATCAGCCTAGAGAGCACAGGCATGGGCGGCACAGTCGAGGAGGAAATGGAAGCCTTCAAGGGCGTGGCTGAAGCTATCATAAGCAACCTTCCCAAGACGGTGTTGCCCAGTTAG
- a CDS encoding uncharacterized protein (BUSCO:EOG092D0QAH), whose protein sequence is MSWQPAPESLSQLAACLKDSLSGFDKNAQKQAEQMLQQAKASPDINNYLAYILSSPQTPEGLQCSEQDYHLVRSAAGIMLKNNVKTEWKTIPESSLQLIKLAVPMCLQDKNSQIRNFAGNIATEMIKKAGLLAWPELLPQLLDMISNENGQFSNEAQEGAMSAMAKICEDNFKLLTKEINGQRPLNYVLPKLIAATKNPLPKVRAGALTAINVFTPRSSQAMMNSVDDLLQHLFILSGDDNTDVRRQVCRAFVHLVETRPDKLQPHITGLVDYIINQQKSDDEDLACEAAEFWLAVGEHDELWGSLQPYLNKIIPVLLQCMVYGGEDIALLGGLSDDEDEEDREEDIRPAFAKKASARTANGEGNLSADPNQNGGGAYEKLARMDEGQEEGEVDDFDDGDDANPDERWTVRKCSAAALDVFARDFGGPVFEAIFPYLSQNLKHDEWPYREAAVLALGAVADGCMDTVTPHLPELVPYLISLLEDQEPVVRQITCWALGRYSSWAANLSEQSQREQFFLPMMDGILRKMLDKNKKVQEAGASAFANLEEKAGKRLEPYCGPIIQQFVLCFGKYKDRNMYILYDCVQTLAERLGPVIAKPELVNQLMPALIERYNVVSDQSRELFPLLECLSYVALALGQAFTPYAPTIFLRCINIIHTNLEQSINANTSDAVDQPDKDFLITSLDLLSAIIQALEDEKSIELVKTSPHPFFELLGFCMEDPTDEVRQSAYALLGDCAKYVFPELQNYVPTVLPILLRQLDMDSILDEEIESGFGIVNNACWSAGEIAMQHLKGMQPWVPELLQRFVEIMTNPGVPKGLTENAAIALGRLGLGNAEQLAPALPKFAEEFLAAMQEVDPTEEKATAFKGFTLVVGQNPQALEKVLLNFFVAIARYQDMNLRNPIKQELHDVFQNVLNVYKQIIPQFDNFIGQLQPQDQQALKTLYAI, encoded by the exons ATGTCGTGGCAACCGGCCCCGGAGTCGTTGAGCCAGCTTGCGGCATGTCTCAAAGACTCCCTCAGCGGATTCGACAAGAATGCCCAGAAGCAGGCTGAGCAG ATGCTTCAACAAGCTAAAGCCTCGCCTGACATTAACAACTATCTAGCATACATCCTCTCCAGCCCCCAGACCCCCGAGGGTCTGCAGTGCAGCGAGCAAGACTATCATCTCGTTCGATCGGCCGCTGGTATCATGCTGAAGAACAATGTCAAGACAGAATGGAAGACGATCCCAGAGTCCAGCCTACAGCTCATCAAGCTCGCCGTCCCCATGTGCTTGCAGGATAAGAATTCGCAAATTCGAAACTTTGCCGGAAACATTGCCACTGAGATGATCAAAAAGGCCGGCTTACTGGCGTGGCCAGAGCTACTTCCTCAGCTCCTCGACATGATTTCCAACGAAAATGGCCAGTTTTCCAACGAAGCTCAAGAGGGTGCAATGtctgccatggccaaaaTCTGCGAAGACAACTTCAAACTTCTTACCAAGGAGATCAACGGCCAACGACCGCTCAACTATGTTCTTCCCAAGCTGATTGCCGCAACCAAGAACCCCCTCCCAAAGGTTCGTGCCGGAGCGCTGACCGCAATCAACGTCTTCACACCGAGATCATCACAGGCCATGATGAACAGTGTCGACGACCTGCTCCAAcacctcttcatcttgtcaGGAGATGACAACACTGATGTTCGCCGGCAAGTGTGCCGAGCCTTTGTTCACCTGGTTGAGACCCGGCCCGACAAGCTACAGCCTCATATTACCGGATTGGTAGACTACATTATCAACCAGCAGaagagcgacgatgaagatctTGCCTGTGAAGCTGCCGAATTCTGGCTAGCTGTCGGTGAACACGACGAACTCTGGGGTTCTCTGCAACCGTACCTCAACAAAATTATCCCCGTCTTGCTACAGTGCATGGTATACGGCGGGGAGGATATCGCTCTTCTCGGTGGTCTTtcagatgacgaagatgaagaagatcgAGAGGAAGACATCCGGCCGGCTTTTGCCAAGAAAGCCTCAGCAAGAACTGCAAACGGCGAGGGAAACCTTTCAGCCGACCCTAACCAGAACGGCGGCGGTGCCTACGAGAAGCTTGCGCGCATGGATGAGGGGCAGGAGGAAGGTGAggttgatgattttgatgatggggatgatgCGAACCCCGACGAGAGATGGACTGTCAGAAAGtgctcagcagcggcactggACGTCTTCGCCCGCGACTTTGGCGGGCCTGTGTTTGAAGCTATTTTCCCCTACCTCTCTCAAAACCTGAAGCACGACGAGTGGCCTTACCGAGAGGCCGCCGTCCTGGCTCTCGGTGCGGTAGCTGATGGCTGTATGGATACCGTTACTCCTCACCTCCCTGAGCTGGTGCCGTATTTGATTTCTCTGCTTGAAGATCAGGAGCCGGTTGTCAGACAAATCACTTGCTGGGCTCTGGGACGATACTCATCTTGGGCGGCCAATCTCTCTGAACAGTCTCAACGAGAGCAATTTTTCCTGCCAATGATGGATGGTATCCTGCgcaagatgctggataaGAACAAGAAGGTCCAGGAGGCAGGTGCCTCAGCGTTTGCGAACctggaggagaaggccgGCAAGAGGCTGGAGCCGTACTGCGGCCCCATCATCCAGCAGTTTGTACTGTGCTTTGGCAAATACAAGGATCGCAACATGTATATCCTGTACGACTGTGTTCAGACGCTGGCCGAGCGTCTGGGCCCCGTCATTGCCAAACCTGAGTTGGTAAACCAGCTGATGCCAGCGCTGATTGAGAGATACAATGTTGTCTCTGACCAGTCTCGCGAACTCTTCCCGCTCCTAGAGTGTCTCTCCTATGTCGCATTGGCCCTTGGCCAGGCTTTCACCCCCTATGCGCCCACAATCTTCCTACGATGCATCAACATTATCCATACGAACCTTGAACAGAGCATCAACGCGAATACTAGCGATGCTGTAGATCAGCCCGATAAAGATTTCCTCATCACAAGCCTTGACCTCCTGAGCGCCATTATCCAAGCGCTCGAAGACGAAAAGTCAATCGAACTGGTCAAGACCTCACCGCATCCCTTCTTTGAGCTCCTCGGCTTCTGCATGGAGGATCCCACGGACGAGGTGCGACAATCTGCGTACGCGTTACTCGGCGACTGCGCCAAGTACGTCTTCCCGGAGCTTCAGAACTACGTCCCTACCGTCCTCCCAATCTTGTTGAGGCAGTTGGATATGGACAGTATACTCGACGAGGAAATTGAAAGCGGGTTTGGCATCGTCAACAATGCCTGCTGGTCGGCCGGCGAGATTGCTATGCAACACCTCAAGGGTATGCAGCCTTGGGTGCCAGAGCTCCTTCAGCGCTTCGTAGAGATCATGACCAATCCCGGTGTGCCCAAGGGCCTTACCGAgaatgctgccattgccctgGGACGTCTTGGCCTAGGCAACGCAGAGCAGTTGGCACCCGCACTACCAAAGTTTGCAGAGGAGTTTTTGGCTGCGATGCAAGAGGTTGATCCGACAGAGGAAAAGGCAACAGCATTCAAGGGATTCACATTGGTTGTCGGACAGAACCCCCAGGCCCTGGAGAAGGTTTTGTTGAACTTTTTTGTTGCAATTGCGCGATACCAGGACATGAACTTGCGGAATCCCATCAAGCAAGAGCTACACGACGTGTTCCAAAAT GTCCTAAACGTCTACAAGCAAATCATCCCGCAATTTGACAACTTTAtcggccagctgcagcctcaaGATCAGCAGGCGTTGAAGACTCTCTATGCGATATGA
- a CDS encoding uncharacterized protein (EggNog:ENOG41) — protein sequence MYHGSSSESHQWGSWSAWVFNEQQSRYYRFRQDSEGAKTLPALDISHHHRQHLHVYLLGNYDYDWDQHGSAAAAHAQTPRDATISDITEGLRGLTTDYNSSITEDHSPNSRPGRHRSRREHRTGSRDEDSAQDTYGAFAADSLHASQAGQYDYTAGQYVHGSSEAQYYQASASDSQSAAAYGGRQEGRSAENHAVDQRTYSTTLPNMQTRGESSSTAYAPYDEEEEEGPPTPRAQSSAGSYHIAATALEEPPEELDPRYQVEPSVRFQPGEIFKVHWSEPQGASSDGAPSVSGKHEIQNRFGTKFFVGFRRFIVIANDQGHCTCVPILTYGGKGCKKKGVKADKHGIIYERNGKARLLDKEPKLGFPPVRVDMKQEGEKLSKESRVNYSKLVTVEHNVKVFFIGSIVYNDWELVSDAVNHCWNKKNHQKQRHR from the exons ATGTACCACGGATCCAGTTCAGAATCCCATCAATGGGGCAGCTGGTCGGCCTGGGTTTTCAacgagcagcagagccgctACTATCGCTTTCGCCAGGATTCCGAAGGTGCGAAGACCCTCCCCGCGCTTGACATttctcatcaccaccgccaacaCTTGCATGTGTACTTGCTAGGAAACTATGACTATGACTGGGACCAGCACGGctcagccgccgccgcccatgcGCAAACTCCGCGAGATGCAACGATTAGCGACATAACAGAGGGCCTGAGAGGTCTTACTACCGATTACAACAGCTCAA TAACCGAAGACCATTCACCGAACTCAAGGCCCGGCCGGCACAGGAGCAGGCGCGAACATCGGACAGGCTCCCGCGACGAGGATTCGGCTCAAGATACCTACGGGGCCTTTGCAGCAGATTCTTTACATGCGTCCCAGGCGGGGCAGTACGACTACACGGCTGGCCAAT ATGTCCACGGATCGTCTGAAGCTCAATATTATCAGGCATCGGCATCAG ACTCACAGTCGGCAGCTGCATATGGCGGACGGCAAGAAGGCCGATCAGCTGAGAATCATGCAGTTG ATCAACGAACCTATAG TACAACTCTGCCGAATATGCAAACGCGGGGGGAATCATCGTCAACAGCTTATG CTCCAtatgacgaagaggaagaggaaggccCTCCTACGCCAAGGGCACAGTCAAGCGCCGGCAGCTATCACATTGCCGCCACTGCTCTTGAAGAGCCACCAGAGGAATTAGATCCAC GCTACCAAGTTGAGCCGTCCGTGAGGTTTCAACCAGGCGAG atattcaAAGTGCATTGGTCAGAACCCCAAGGCGCCAGTTCTGATGGAGCGCCGAGCGTTTCCGGCAAACACGAGATTCAGAACAGATTCGGCACAAAGTTTTTTGTCGGATTTCGACGCTTCATTGTGATAGCAAATGACCAGGGCCACTGTACCTGTGT ACCTATCCTCACATACGGGGGCAAAGGGTGTAAGAAGAAGGGCGTCAAGGCCGACAAACACGGCATTATTTATGAGCGCAACGGCAAAGCGCGCCTACTCGATAAGGAACCAAAGCTTGGGTTCCCACCTGTCAGGGTCGATATGAAGCAagagggcgagaagctctCAAAAGAATCTCGCGTCAATTACTCTAAGCTGGTCACTGTGGAACACAATGTGAAGGTGTTTTTCATAGGATCAATCGTGTACAACGACTGGGAGCTCGTCAGCGATGCCGTCAACCACTGCTGGAACAAAAAGAACCATCAGAAGCAGAGGCATCGATAG
- a CDS encoding uncharacterized protein (EggNog:ENOG41) — protein sequence MTSLLFSLCLPRCHKLSSEGRSGVEGEDVAQAGQQVDISRGVPTKLPNSIHRAQQTSLGMGLSDLRDFVLALLKHHCHYPHQSGSTGPMTVLELDAIMSPPHPPPPPPPPLLSSPPPSYFPRLPTISGADFSQAGENSELPSSLFSQTPVSMQLLPQPALGFLDSRHARPRPSRGKRSSRRSLRRRSDGLEDETLTFSSARSGYDETSSSSSSSSNEDPIAYRNARQFPPQLPAGPVHGPSAPRSRSSAANQITAWVSQYEKSRSPTRSRSRLGDISAVLHPTDTESHLDGSVHSNDSSHGEIEMLWQQLKEKRAKLSGTRAKMRSRRKELREKRREKDAADNAFMGVVRPVLVSLRELTDYPASLFESRLEKMQQLRDDYQVLESSYEALEAMLDEEERDLSILETRFFSILAAGQTKEERQLDISSDSGAANFSIDQTEIPYELRGISPYGPVEESHPLYVDLTSTVGYLGNARDEYADLLSTKQQYEEEQQLKKTTKQKASDEQEMKEFFDEFPSEEERMNDVMTSLESKVDGLKKLCEDRGVMKKHMSIKMEYALDPQIRYEDLDLDDEHTIMSRRKTLAHAEFNELLSQPDHVLADEPLTPLGALKAAIRLPNHHPEKGVRKRLASKEYAIDNLMRECDGGKKADYVNRWLLHQLRLSPLNAVLLRSTFQASRSLKIRDMWRWQCDVMHYWWRDSTMSLVDGFFKPITSDNSEYSSRVGTTQLSRAASDGVPRHVYQRRPSIDNSDTMTEHG from the coding sequence ATGACTTCTCTTCTATTTTCCCTCTGCCTGCCGCGCTGCCACAAGCTCTCCAGCGAAGGTCGGAGCGGGGTCGAGGGAGAGGACGTGGCGCAGGCAGGGCAACAGGTCGACATATCCCGAGGAGTCCCAACGAAGCTGCCCAACTCTATCCACCGAGCCCAGCAGACCAGTCTCGGCATGGGCCTTTCCGACCTCCGGGATTTCGTACTGGCTCTACTCAAGCATCACTGCCATTACCCTCACCAGTCAGGCAGCACAGGGCCGATGACAGTCCTGGAGCTCGACGCCATCATGTCCCCCCCTcacccgccgccgccgccgcctcctcctctgctcagttctcctcctccctcctaTTTCCCCCGTCTTCCAACAATAAGCGGCGCGGATTTTAGCCAGGCTGGCGAAAACTCTGaacttccatcttctctatTTTCACAAACACCAGTCAGCATGCAACTCTTGCCTCAGCCGGCGCTCGGCTTTCTAGACAGCCGCCACGCACGGCCAAGACCATCAAGGGGCAAACGGAGTTCAAGGCGATCGCTCCGCCGGCGAAGCGATGGGCTTGAAGACGAAACACTGACTTTCTCATCCGCTAGGTCTGGATATGATGAGACCTCGagttcttcctcttcatcgtctaATGAAGATCCAATCGCTTATCGAAATGCTAGGCAATTTCCTCCCCAGTTACCTGCTGGGCCAGTGCATGGGCCGTCTGCTCCGCGGAGTAGATCTTCGGCAGCAAATCAAATCACAGCATGGGTATCACAATACGAAAAGTCAAGGAGCCCAACGAGGTCTCGTTCAAGACTCGGCGATATTTCCGCTGTTCTCCACCCCACCGACACCGAGTCCCACCTGGATGGCTCTGTGCACTCCAATGATTCATCACATGGCGAAATAGAAATGCTGTGGCAGCagttgaaggaaaaaagagccAAGTTGAGTGGGACGAGAGCAAAAATGCGatcaaggagaaaagagTTGCGAGAAAAGAGGCGCGAGAAAGATGCCGCTGATAATGCATTCATGGGAGTTGTCCGACCTGTGTTGGTTAGCCTACGAGAGCTAACTGATTACCCTGCCAGCCTGTTTGAATCTCGGCTagagaagatgcagcagctAAGAGATGACTACCAAGTTCTGGAATCCAGCTATGAAGCTCTCGAGGCAATGTTGGACGAGGAAGAACGCGATCTGAGCATCCTCGAAACTAGATTTTTCAGCAtcttggctgctgggcaAACCAAAGAGGAACGCCAGTTGGACATTTCCAGCGACTCGGGCGCTGCCAACTTCAGCATTGACCAGACGGAGATTCCATATGAACTCAGGGGCATCTCCCCGTATGGTCCCGTTGAGGAATCGCATCCTCTATATGTGGACTTGACCTCGACTGTGGGATACCTAGGCAACGCTCGAGACGAATACGCAGACCTCCTTTCCACTAAACAGCAAtacgaggaggagcagcagttGAAAAAGACTACCAAGCAGAAAGCCTCGGACGAGcaggagatgaaggaatTCTTTGACGAATTCCCTTCCGAAGAAGAGCGGATGAATGATGTCATGACCAGCCTAGAATCTAAAGTAGATGGTCTCAAAAAACTATGCGAAGACAGAGGAGTCATGAAGAAGCACATGTCTATCAAGATGGAATATGCATTAGATCCGCAAATCAGGTATGAGGATTTGGATCTAGATGACGAGCACACGATTATGAGCCGCCGCAAAACACTAGCTCACGCTGAATTCAACGAGCTGCTTTCTCAGCCGGACCACGTTTTGGCTGATGAGCCTCTCACTCCATTAGGGGCTCTCAAAGCAGCCATTCGACTTCCAAATCACCACCCAGAAAAGGGCGTGAGGAAGAGACTGGCGTCGAAAGAGTATGCAATTGACAACCTCATGCGAGAGTGTGATGGCGGGAAGAAGGCTGATTACGTGAATCGATGGCTCCTTCACCAACTGCGCCTATCCCCGCTCAATGCAGTACTGTTACGGTCCACCTTTCAAGCAAGCCGATCTTTGAAGATTCGGGATATGTGGCGCTGGCAGTGCGATGTTATGCATTACTGGTGGCGCGATAGCACCATGTCATTAGTagatggcttcttcaagccCATTACGAGCGACAACTCGGAGTATTCATCTCGCGTGGGAACAACACAGCTGTCGCGAGCCGCATCTGACGGCGTTCCCAGACATGTATATCAACGGCGCCCATCTATTGATAATAGTGACACGATGACAGAACATGGTTAA